From the Juglans microcarpa x Juglans regia isolate MS1-56 chromosome 3D, Jm3101_v1.0, whole genome shotgun sequence genome, the window aaaatcatattaatttttaaaattatttttgtgtaaattttttatggatgtaacattcctcttttctttttcattctgtTTCTCTTTATTCCTTCCTCCTAAGCCTAGCTAGACAACTAATTAACTTTCCCTCCAGCTAGCCtttatttattctttccttCCGGACAATTTCGTAACAATATTATTGAATTAATAGACTAATTAAGCATgcatattcttatatatattccTTCTTCTTGTCTTCCTTTGTTGTTTGATCTCTGTGTTTCCAGTCAAGTACAATGCGTGCAGCATGCATGCACTCACAAGGGATCCACTCCCGCCAGACGCCAGTACTCGTTTGTATCAAAATAAGAACTACTTTTCGGGAAGTGAATATTTGCCAAAATTGGAAACACAGAGATAAGAAAAAGTGAGGACAATGAGCATGAGTTCTTATCAAGGAGTGTGTAGCCCGAGAGAGTGTCGACCGATAAGGCCATTTcgccctttttttcttttttttttatacatatttttatattcttaaacatttaaaaaaaattcacaacatcattaaaaaatactttatttccttaatcactaaataaaaaagatgagaaaagtATCGAGAAAATGTCTCGAAACAACTTCTCGATGGACCAAGCATTTTcctcttataaattgatattacatatttaatttgGTTATTGTCCGGTTGCCCGGATACGTGTAACACATGATGGTCGGCCGATTTCAACCATTAGTTATCAGTTGCCTTGTGGTTGTAATAAGTGGAGTGGAACCCATTAAATTGGGAAGAGCCCTAATTAATTATTCAGTTGTCTTGTTGCTCTAATACGTTGAAACCAAGATTACACTGAAAGATCATAGATTGATCGAAAATAAGAGTAATATCTAATAATAATGagtttcaattaaaaaaattatcgtgGCTGCATTACCAAAGTACTCCAAAAACATGACAAATCTTAGTAGTTTGATAGCTCTATATGTTAGAAAACATTACTCTATTTACTAATTTGAAAAACAATTAATGTTGAtatcatgattttatattttttgttaactaAATCAGGAAAATACTATGATGGTTTCGTATTTTGGACTTAAATATCTGCATGATGAAGAgagttcttaattaattaaatatcttCTTTCAATTAATCAGTCAtcctcaacaaaataaataaataaataaccatctCACTCTctgtattaataaaatatcttttttttttaaatctactttttatgcatattttatttttttttaaatacatttctattttcattttcataatttccaatAATCTatacatcaaaatatataaaactcgTCTATGAACCtaaattaacttcattttctATGGGAGGTATAcgcttcaaaaaaaaaattaggctcACTATAAACTCCAAAAGAGTACTGGTGATCAAGCCAATACATAAACTTGTGTAAGAAATTAATACAGGCAAACATGCTCTCTCAATTTAGGGAAGGGAGTAAAGCCGCAGTACAGCGAATATTCAGGAAAGAAAGAACCTCCCCACCCTAAAGAAAACATAACTCATTTACATCTAATACAAGGCAAACATGCTCTCTCAATCACTATCAATAATCCATTGCTCTCTGGGAAGATCCAGCCAAGTGACATAGTCACCAGTAGCACCACTTCAATCTCCCAATTTGGCTAAGGGGTAAGAAATTTACTGCTTGATTAATCTCTCTGAATATATTTCCAAAAGCATAATCATCGACACAGATATCAGCACTATTTACTCTCAAAACTCTATATCAGCCCAATGAACGTCTCCATTTCCAATTGTATAGAGGAGTTCTGTAAAGGGTAGATAACATTAGTGACAACATCTGCATAATTTGAGTTGAGTAGAAGTAAAGGAGAGCTGAAGGAGCATCATACATCATATCACGTTAAAAAACCTTAAAATGGTTGCCTTTTCACAGTATCTGTGCAGCTATACTCTCTCctctacgtccactggtggacATTGCAGAGGTGTTTTTATGGCTTATGGCTGTTCGTACCATCTTATGGTTTTCCAGCTATTAAAGGTTATCTTATGGCTTTCCAGATCttcttttggtatttttgaAGTAGGATTTCCTTGTGTTTGGCTAGGGTAATTGCTGAATTAGTCACTAATATATAAACTGAAATGGATTGGTGCTGTGATTGCAAGATGGTTCAGATGAAATTCAAGAAGTTAGCAAAGGATGACTAATGCAGATTGAATAGTAGCACATACCTTGTCATTTCTCAACCCAAGATTCAATCCATTTGTCAAGTACGAGTGAGTCAATTAATCTGGCATCTATGCTTGATTGAAGGCACTTGATTCACTTGATCGGATTGATGACCGTGTTTGGGTTGAACTGTCCTCAATATCTACTTGtttatatgatgatgatgatgatgctgatgatgatgataagaaAGGCTTGGAAGGCATTTGTAAGCAGTCAACTTCTCCTTCAAGCATTTCTACCACTTTAGTCATAGAAGGACGAGTATTAGGATTCATCTGTATACACCATAATGCAACTATGATCATGTTTTTGCCTATTTTTTTGTCCTCTTCCTTGGTACCTTCCAGTTCTACATCCTTTCCATTGCAGAACTGATCATAAGCCCAAGTAGGGAAGTAAGTTTGACTTGAATGCTCTGCAAAAGTATTCAAGTTCTTTCTTCTACTAGCCATTTCCATCAATAACAttccaaaactataaacatcaGCTTTGTATGAAATGCCTCCAATGTTTTTGTAGTACAACTCAGGAGCCATGTATCCTAATGTCCCTCTTGCAGAAGTCAAAGAAACAATGTTGTCATCTGCTGGATACAATTTTGCAAGGCCAAAATCAGAAACTTTGGGCGTAAAATTCTCATCTAAGAGAATGTTGTGAGGCTTGATATCAAAATGCAAGATCTGCATATCACAACCTCGATGTAAATAGTCAATCCCGCGAGCCACTCCTAGAGCAACATCAAGTATTTTCTCATAGCTCAGGAGGATACTTccttgtgaaaaaatatatttattgagaGACCCATTAGACATGAACTCGTATAAAAGAGCCCGCTTTGATCTTTCAACACAAAAACCAATGAGTTTCACTACATTAACATGGTGAATCCTTCCAATTGTTGCAACCTCGTTGATAAAATCCTGACCATTAGCATTGGATTTACTTAACATCTTTACAGCTACAATTTGACCACTTCGAAGTGTTCCTTTAAA encodes:
- the LOC121254052 gene encoding rust resistance kinase Lr10-like isoform X2, whose protein sequence is MTPAQTIINRLTPNLIRQRVDDQILPKYGYRVSLIRLLLITSIDTGMYLAAKSMFWTPFVIAFLIYKWHMRHLSMYDTIEEFLQSQNNLMPIRYSYSEICKMTKSFKEELGEGGFGTVFKGTLRSGQIVAVKMLSKSNANGQDFINEVATIGRIHHVNVVKLIGFCVERSKRALLYEFMSNGSLNKYIFSQGSILLSYEKILDVALGVARGIDYLHRGCDMQILHFDIKPHNILLDENFTPKVSDFGLAKLYPADDNIVSLTSARGTLGYMAPELYYKNIGGISYKADVYSFGMLLMEMASRRKNLNTFAEHSSQTYFPTWAYDQFCNGKDVELEGTKEEDKKIGKNMIIVALWCIQMNPNTRPSMTKVVEMLEGEVDCLQMPSKPFLSSSSASSSSSYKQVDIEDSSTQTRSSIRSSESSAFNQA
- the LOC121254052 gene encoding rust resistance kinase Lr10-like isoform X1; this translates as MTLSSSPLSYQAVPRKFSCTDFHNELVEYGFELSFAQNCGCNNGERCSLSDSGVVQCHSQNGILGALTTIINRLTPNLIRQRVDDQILPKYGYRVSLIRLLLITSIDTGMYLAAKSMFWTPFVIAFLIYKWHMRHLSMYDTIEEFLQSQNNLMPIRYSYSEICKMTKSFKEELGEGGFGTVFKGTLRSGQIVAVKMLSKSNANGQDFINEVATIGRIHHVNVVKLIGFCVERSKRALLYEFMSNGSLNKYIFSQGSILLSYEKILDVALGVARGIDYLHRGCDMQILHFDIKPHNILLDENFTPKVSDFGLAKLYPADDNIVSLTSARGTLGYMAPELYYKNIGGISYKADVYSFGMLLMEMASRRKNLNTFAEHSSQTYFPTWAYDQFCNGKDVELEGTKEEDKKIGKNMIIVALWCIQMNPNTRPSMTKVVEMLEGEVDCLQMPSKPFLSSSSASSSSSYKQVDIEDSSTQTRSSIRSSESSAFNQA